From the Ictalurus furcatus strain D&B chromosome 19, Billie_1.0, whole genome shotgun sequence genome, one window contains:
- the cdkn1ba gene encoding cyclin-dependent kinase inhibitor 1Ba, translating to MSDVRLSNGSPPLERVDARPEGHTKPSVCRNLFGSPHPGEVRQAYLDELRESEAAYREKYNYDFVKDMPLEPGRYVWEPVDARDAPEVYSRPPRATKRVDLNASQTDCQKTQSAGKKRPALEDADSARQSKRVNHGEEDSSSQDSAEQTPRKSDTST from the exons ATGTCGGACGTGCGTCTTTCTAATGGAAGTCCGCCGCTGGAGCGCGTGGACGCGAGACCGGAGGGACACACCAAACCTTCGGTGTGCAGGAACCTGTTCGGCTCGCCGCACCCGGGGGAAGTAAGACAAGCGTATCTGGACGAGTTGCGGGAGTCGGAGGCTGCGTACAGGGAGAAGTACAACTACGACTTTGTGAAGGACATGCCGCTTGAGCCGGGCAGATACGTGTGGGAGCCGGTGGACGCCAGAGACGCGCCCGAGGTTTACAGCAGGCCGCCGCGTGCGACCAAACGGGTGGATCTTAACGCGAGTCAGACGGACTGCCAAAAAACGCAAAGCGCTGGGAAGAAAAGACCTGCCCTGGAGGACGCgg ATTCTGCACGGCAGAGTAAAAGAGTGAACCACGGAGAGGAAGACAGCAGCAGTCAAGACAGTGCAGAGCAGACACCCAGAAAATCAGATACCAGCACGTAA